In Bacteroidales bacterium, the sequence GTGAAAAAAAAGCAGATGAAAAAAGTCATTGAAGATTTCGCGCTGAGCCTTAAAGGATGCGATGTAGGACTTTTTTTCTATACCGGGCATGGTATACAGGCATTCGGAAATAATTACCTTATACCCGTTGATGCAAACCTCTTAACCGAACGGCAGGTTAAAGACGATTGTTTAGAGGTTAACGGGGTTCTTGCTTTAATGGAAGGATCAGGTACCAGAGCTAATATTATTATTCTGGATGCCTGCAGAGATAATCCCTTCGAAAGGTTATGGACCGGGTCTTCAACAGGCAGAGGGCTTGCATCTATGAGTGCACCTGCAGGAACTTTAATAGCTTTCTCAACAGCACCTGGTAAAATTGCACAGGATGATAGCGGGAATAACAGTCCTTACACAGCAGCATTTTTGGAAATTCTTAAAGTCCCCGACTTATCAGTGTCTCAAATATTTCTGAATTTAACCGCACTTGTTGTGCAAAGAACAGGCAGAAAGCAAATACCATGGATCTCAATGGCATTAACAGAGGACTTATATCTGAACCCTTCTGACAAGTCTGCATCAATATCTCCAAATCAGGTGATTTCCAAACCAACGGTTGAAAAGCAGAATGTTGAGCAGGAAACTACTCCTGTTACCCGGCAGGAGCAGCAGTATGCAAATCAGCCGGAGAAAGAAGCATCCAGAGAAGAAGGCTCTTCTGGTGTGGAAGAAATGCCCAGGTTCATGGGAAAAGGGATGGAAGGTTTCATGGAATGGACCCAGAAAAATCTTCGCTATCCTTCGGAAGCTGCAGAGTACGGTATTCAGGGGCGTGTATATGTTCAGTTTACTGTAAATCCGAATGGGGAAGTAGTTGACGCCAAAGTGATAAAAGGTGTTCATCCGGCACTCGACACGGAGGCTCTCAGGTTGGTAATGTCAAGTCCTAAATGGACCCCGGGAAAAAAAGATGGTAAACCGGTAAAAATGCAGATTACCTTTCCTGTTGTATTCGCTTTGCAATAAAAATTTTTTGTCAGGTTTTACATCCCGATCATTGTTTAGATATTTTTTGTGTTTCTATTGACTAATCTCCTCTAATAATAATTTTGCTATAGCCTGGTTGAATTTGTTAATTCTTAGTACTTCGGTTTATTGTGAACAAACCCTTTAAAAGAATAAGGGGTTAAACCAACTGCGAGATTTTTCATTTTCCGGTATTAATAGTAAAAAAACCGGATATGACAGAGTACAATATGCCCATTAAGACCTGGTCGGTGGAGGACAGGCCAAGGGAAAAGCTGGTATTGAAAGGCCTCCGTTCGCTGAGCGATGCAGAGCTCATCGCCATTCTGCTGGGCAGTGGAACCAGGGAAGAGAGTGCTGTTGAACTGGCACGCAGGCTGTTGAAACATTATAATGACAATCTGAACGAGCTTTCGAAAGCTACGGCAGAAGATCTGAAACGCTTCAAGGGAATAGGCGAGGCAAGGGCGGTGACTGTAATTGCCGCTCTGGAACTTGGAAGAAGAAGAAATGCCGCCGAAGTGATCCAGCGCAAAAAAATTACT encodes:
- a CDS encoding TonB family protein; the protein is RQLRKCALIIGNSNYPSSILTNPENDARAVAAILQEIGFKVYQYENVKKKQMKKVIEDFALSLKGCDVGLFFYTGHGIQAFGNNYLIPVDANLLTERQVKDDCLEVNGVLALMEGSGTRANIIILDACRDNPFERLWTGSSTGRGLASMSAPAGTLIAFSTAPGKIAQDDSGNNSPYTAAFLEILKVPDLSVSQIFLNLTALVVQRTGRKQIPWISMALTEDLYLNPSDKSASISPNQVISKPTVEKQNVEQETTPVTRQEQQYANQPEKEASREEGSSGVEEMPRFMGKGMEGFMEWTQKNLRYPSEAAEYGIQGRVYVQFTVNPNGEVVDAKVIKGVHPALDTEALRLVMSSPKWTPGKKDGKPVKMQITFPVVFALQ